In Juglans regia cultivar Chandler chromosome 13, Walnut 2.0, whole genome shotgun sequence, the following proteins share a genomic window:
- the LOC108987004 gene encoding kinesin-like protein KIN-7D, mitochondrial isoform X1: protein MASSSRARSRSPFSHRKPSTPYSSSSSSLVPRSCSSSAASFYNSGSGLGSRSMTPSRSRSDSMYYGSHAYNNHSPVGFASDELIAEPVDSPSSGDSISVTIRFRPLSEREYQRGDEIAWYADGDKLVRNEYNPATAYAFDRVFGPHTVSQEVYEVAAKPVVKAAMEGVNGTVFAYGVTSSGKTHTMHGDHNSPGIIPLAIKDVFSIIQDTPGREFLLRVSYLEIYNEVINDLLDPTGQNLRVREDAQGTYVEGIKEEVVLSPGHALSFIAAGEEHRHVGSNNFNLLSSRSHTIFTLMIESSDHGDEYDGVIFSQLNLIDLAGSESSKTETTGLRRKEGSYINKSLLTLGTVIGKLSEGKASHVPYRDSKLTRLLQSSLSGHGHVSLICTVTPASSNMEETHNTLKFASRAKRVEIFASRNKIIDEKSLIKKYQREISILKQELDQLKRGMLVGINHEEIMTLKQKLEEGQVKMQSRLEEEEEAKAALMSRIQRLTKLILVSSKNTIPGYLGDIPSHQRSYSVGEDDKFDVLREGPLLLEGENQKDSISSASAAPADASFDFKHRRSSSKWSEELSPSGSAITESSQAGELISGSKLVTGGMTMSDQMDLLVEQVKMLAGEIAFGTSTLKRLVEQSVNDPDSSKTQIQNLEREIQEKRRQMRLLEQRIIESGEASIANASLVEMQQTVMRLMTQCNEKGFELEIKSADNRILQEQLQNKSSENKELQEKVNILEQRLVSFTSGKSSMSSEQCVSDVYIDELRKKIQSQESENEKLKLEQVQLSEENSGLRVQNQKLAEEASYAKELASAAAVELKNLAGEVTKLSLQNAKLEKELLAARELVHSRSAAMQTVNGVNRKFNDGTRTGRKGRLAGRANEISGVVCDDFESWNLDHDDLKMELQARKQREAVLEAALAEKEFIEDECRKKIEVAKKREEALENDLANMWVLVAKLKKEGGVIPERNGEGTEYLSDVKPNEIESNPVPDDRGALGVSNPADEIPKEEPLVVRLKARMQEIKEKELKYLGNGDANSHMCKVCFESPTAAILLPCRHFCLCKSCSLACSECPLCRTKISDRLFAFTS from the exons ATGGCCTCGTCCTCCCGAGCACGGAGCCGGTCGCCATTCTCGCACCGCAAGCCCTCGACACCGTACTCGTCCTCCTCGTCCTCGCTCGTACCTCGCTCGTGCTCTTCCTCTGCGGCTTCGTTTTACAATTCGGGCAGTGGGCTGGGCTCCCGATCCATGACCCCGAGTCGCAGCCGCTCAGATTCAATGTATTACGGGTCGCATGCCTACAATAATCACTCTCCGGTTGGGTTCGCTTCGGACGAGTTAATTGCAGAGCCGGTCGATTCGCCGAGCTCTGGAGATAGCATTTCGGTGACGATTCGGTTCAGGCCATTGAG TGAGAGGGAGTACCAGAGAGGGGATGAGATCGCGTGGTACGCGGACGGGGATAAACTTGTGAGGAACGAGTATAATCCAGCTACAGCTTATGCATTTG ATAGGGTTTTTGGACCGCATACGGTTTCACAAGAAGTATATGAAGTAGCGGCTAAGCCTGTTGTCAAGGCTGCAATGGAAGGTGTTAAtg GAACTGTTTTTGCCTATGGCGTTACAAGTAGTGGGAAGACGCACACAATGCAT GGAGATCACAATTCTCCAGGTATTATACCACTGGCAATAAAGGATGTTTTCAGCATTATCCAAGAT ACTCCAGGAAGAGAGTTCTTACTTCGTGTGTCATATCTTGAAATCTATAATGAG GTGATAAACGACTTGCTTGATCCAACGGGTCAGAATTTGCGCGTTAGAGAAGATGCCCAG GGAACCTATGTTGAGGGTATAAAGGAAGAAGTTGTTTTATCTCCTGGGCATGCACTTTCTTTTATTGCTGCTGGGGAAG AGCACCGTCATGTTGGATCAAATAATTTCAATCTGTTGAGTAGCCGAAGCCACACAATATTTACACTG ATGATTGAAAGTAGTGACCATGGTGATGAATACGATGGAGTGATCTTTTCTCAACTT AATTTGATTGATCTAGCTGGATCTGAGAGCTCGAAAACTGAAACAACTGGACTGCGGAGAAAGGAAGGATCTTACATAAACAAAAGCCTTCTAACTCTTGGAACG GTAATTGGAAAACTTAGTGAGGGGAAGGCATCTCATGTTCCTTACAGAGATTCTAAGCTTACTCGCCTTTTGCAATCTTCATTGAGCGGGCACGGACATGTTTCG CTTATATGTACAGTTACTCCTGCATCAAGCAACATGGAGGAAACTCATAATACATTGAAGTTTGCAAGCAGGGCGAAGCGAGTGGAAATCTTTGCCTCACGTAATAAG ATTATTGATGAAAAATCTTTGATTAAGAAGTATCAAAGAGAAATTTCAATCCTCAAGCAAGAACTTGATCAGCTAAAAAGGGGGATGCTTGTCGGGATCAATCATGAGGAGATTATGACCTTAAAACAGAAG TTGGAAGAAGGTCAAGTGAAAATGCAATCGAGattggaggaagaagaggaagccaAGGCTGCTCTTATGAGTAGAATTCAGAGACTAACGAAGCTCATACTTGTCTCTTCAAAGAATACAATTCCTGGATATTTAGGAGATATTCCCAGTCATCAAAGGAGTTACTCTGTTGGTGAGGATGAT AAATTCGATGTGTTGCGAGAGGGTCCTTTGCTTTTAGAAGGTGAGAATCAGAAAGATTCTATATCATCTGCCTCAGCCGCTCCAGCAGATGCTTCTTTTGATTTTAAACACAGAAGATCTTCCAGCAAGTGGAGTGAAGAACTGTCACCTTCTGGCAGTGCAATTACTGAATCAAGTCAAGCTGGTGAACTTATAAGTGGTTCAAAATTGGTAACA GGTGGGATGACTATGTCAGATCAGATGGACCTTCTTGTTGAGCAAGTTAAGATGCTTGCTGGAGAAATTGCATTTGGCACCAGCACCCTTAAGCGCTTGGTAGAACAGTCTGTAAATGACCCTGATAGCTCAAAAACTCAG ATTCAAAACTTGGAACGTGAGATCCAAGAAAAGAGGAGGCAAATGAGGCTCTTAGAGCAGCGTATTATTGAGAGTGGTGAAGCTTCAATTGCTAATGCATCATTGGTTGAAATGCAGCAG ACTGTTATGAGATTGATGACCCAGTGTAATGAGAAAGGCTTTGAATTGGAG ATAAAATCAGCAGACAACCGTATCCTCCAGGAACAGCTGCAGAATAAG TCTTCGGAGAACAAGGAATTGCAAGAAAAAGTGAATATTCTTGAGCAGCGTTTGGTCTCATTCACAAGTGGTAAATCATCAATGTCTTCAGAACAGTGTGTATCTGATGTATATATTGATGAGCTGAGAAAGAAAATTCAGTCTCAG gaaagtgagaatgagaaacTTAAGCTGGAACAAGTTCAGCTTTCGGAGGAGAACAGTGGTTTACGTGTTCAGAACCAGAAATTGGCTGAGGAAGCTTCTTATGCCAAAGAATTGGCCTCTGCTGCTGCTGTAGAGCTGAAGAATTTGGCTGGTGAAGTGACAAAGCTTTCATTGCAGAATGCAAAACTTGAAAAAGAGTTGTTGGCTGCCCGAGAGTTGGTCCATTCTAGAAGTGCTGCTATGCAAACTGTGAATGGTGTCAACCGCAAGTTCAATGATGGAACAAGAACTGGAAGGAAAGGGAGGCTAGCTGGCCGTGCTAATGAAATTTCTGGAGTGGTCTGTGATGACTTTGAGTCATGGAatcttgatcatgatgatctaaAGATGGAACTGCAGGCAAGGAAACAAAGGGAGGCAGTGCTTGAGGCTGCCTTAGCTGAAAAGGAATTCATTGAAGATGAGTGTCGGAAAAAGATTGAAGTGGCAAAGAAAAGGGAGGAggctttagaaaatgatttagcAAACATGTGGGTGCTtgttgctaagttgaagaaagAGGGTGGAGTTATTCCTGAGAGGAATGGTGAGGGAACGGAATATCTTAGTGATGTAAAACcaaatgaaattgaaagtaaTCCTGTTCCTGATGATAGAGGAGCATTGGGTGTTTCAAATCCAGCTGATGAAATTCCCAAGGAAGAACCTCTAGTTGTTCGCCTAAAG GCGCGAATGCAAGAGATCAAGGAAAAGGAGCTCAAGTACCTTGGAAATGGCGATGCCAATTCCCACATGTGTAAAGTATGTTTTGAATCACCAACTGCTGCAATTCTTCTCCCCTGTCGGCACTTTTGTT TGTGTAAATCTTGTTCGCTAGCCTGTTCCGAGTGTCCACTTTGTCGCACAAAAATTTCAGATAGGCTTTTTGCATTTACTTCTTGA
- the LOC108987004 gene encoding kinesin-like protein KIN-7D, mitochondrial isoform X2, translating into MASSSRARSRSPFSHRKPSTPYSSSSSSLVPRSCSSSAASFYNSGSGLGSRSMTPSRSRSDSMYYGSHAYNNHSPVGFASDELIAEPVDSPSSGDSISVTIRFRPLSEREYQRGDEIAWYADGDKLVRNEYNPATAYAFDRVFGPHTVSQEVYEVAAKPVVKAAMEGVNGTVFAYGVTSSGKTHTMHGDHNSPGIIPLAIKDVFSIIQDTPGREFLLRVSYLEIYNEVINDLLDPTGQNLRVREDAQGTYVEGIKEEVVLSPGHALSFIAAGEEHRHVGSNNFNLLSSRSHTIFTLMIESSDHGDEYDGVIFSQLNLIDLAGSESSKTETTGLRRKEGSYINKSLLTLGTVIGKLSEGKASHVPYRDSKLTRLLQSSLSGHGHVSLICTVTPASSNMEETHNTLKFASRAKRVEIFASRNKIIDEKSLIKKYQREISILKQELDQLKRGMLVGINHEEIMTLKQKLEEGQVKMQSRLEEEEEAKAALMSRIQRLTKLILVSSKNTIPGYLGDIPSHQRSYSVGEDDKFDVLREGPLLLEGENQKDSISSASAAPADASFDFKHRRSSSKWSEELSPSGSAITESSQAGELISGSKLGGMTMSDQMDLLVEQVKMLAGEIAFGTSTLKRLVEQSVNDPDSSKTQIQNLEREIQEKRRQMRLLEQRIIESGEASIANASLVEMQQTVMRLMTQCNEKGFELEIKSADNRILQEQLQNKSSENKELQEKVNILEQRLVSFTSGKSSMSSEQCVSDVYIDELRKKIQSQESENEKLKLEQVQLSEENSGLRVQNQKLAEEASYAKELASAAAVELKNLAGEVTKLSLQNAKLEKELLAARELVHSRSAAMQTVNGVNRKFNDGTRTGRKGRLAGRANEISGVVCDDFESWNLDHDDLKMELQARKQREAVLEAALAEKEFIEDECRKKIEVAKKREEALENDLANMWVLVAKLKKEGGVIPERNGEGTEYLSDVKPNEIESNPVPDDRGALGVSNPADEIPKEEPLVVRLKARMQEIKEKELKYLGNGDANSHMCKVCFESPTAAILLPCRHFCLCKSCSLACSECPLCRTKISDRLFAFTS; encoded by the exons ATGGCCTCGTCCTCCCGAGCACGGAGCCGGTCGCCATTCTCGCACCGCAAGCCCTCGACACCGTACTCGTCCTCCTCGTCCTCGCTCGTACCTCGCTCGTGCTCTTCCTCTGCGGCTTCGTTTTACAATTCGGGCAGTGGGCTGGGCTCCCGATCCATGACCCCGAGTCGCAGCCGCTCAGATTCAATGTATTACGGGTCGCATGCCTACAATAATCACTCTCCGGTTGGGTTCGCTTCGGACGAGTTAATTGCAGAGCCGGTCGATTCGCCGAGCTCTGGAGATAGCATTTCGGTGACGATTCGGTTCAGGCCATTGAG TGAGAGGGAGTACCAGAGAGGGGATGAGATCGCGTGGTACGCGGACGGGGATAAACTTGTGAGGAACGAGTATAATCCAGCTACAGCTTATGCATTTG ATAGGGTTTTTGGACCGCATACGGTTTCACAAGAAGTATATGAAGTAGCGGCTAAGCCTGTTGTCAAGGCTGCAATGGAAGGTGTTAAtg GAACTGTTTTTGCCTATGGCGTTACAAGTAGTGGGAAGACGCACACAATGCAT GGAGATCACAATTCTCCAGGTATTATACCACTGGCAATAAAGGATGTTTTCAGCATTATCCAAGAT ACTCCAGGAAGAGAGTTCTTACTTCGTGTGTCATATCTTGAAATCTATAATGAG GTGATAAACGACTTGCTTGATCCAACGGGTCAGAATTTGCGCGTTAGAGAAGATGCCCAG GGAACCTATGTTGAGGGTATAAAGGAAGAAGTTGTTTTATCTCCTGGGCATGCACTTTCTTTTATTGCTGCTGGGGAAG AGCACCGTCATGTTGGATCAAATAATTTCAATCTGTTGAGTAGCCGAAGCCACACAATATTTACACTG ATGATTGAAAGTAGTGACCATGGTGATGAATACGATGGAGTGATCTTTTCTCAACTT AATTTGATTGATCTAGCTGGATCTGAGAGCTCGAAAACTGAAACAACTGGACTGCGGAGAAAGGAAGGATCTTACATAAACAAAAGCCTTCTAACTCTTGGAACG GTAATTGGAAAACTTAGTGAGGGGAAGGCATCTCATGTTCCTTACAGAGATTCTAAGCTTACTCGCCTTTTGCAATCTTCATTGAGCGGGCACGGACATGTTTCG CTTATATGTACAGTTACTCCTGCATCAAGCAACATGGAGGAAACTCATAATACATTGAAGTTTGCAAGCAGGGCGAAGCGAGTGGAAATCTTTGCCTCACGTAATAAG ATTATTGATGAAAAATCTTTGATTAAGAAGTATCAAAGAGAAATTTCAATCCTCAAGCAAGAACTTGATCAGCTAAAAAGGGGGATGCTTGTCGGGATCAATCATGAGGAGATTATGACCTTAAAACAGAAG TTGGAAGAAGGTCAAGTGAAAATGCAATCGAGattggaggaagaagaggaagccaAGGCTGCTCTTATGAGTAGAATTCAGAGACTAACGAAGCTCATACTTGTCTCTTCAAAGAATACAATTCCTGGATATTTAGGAGATATTCCCAGTCATCAAAGGAGTTACTCTGTTGGTGAGGATGAT AAATTCGATGTGTTGCGAGAGGGTCCTTTGCTTTTAGAAGGTGAGAATCAGAAAGATTCTATATCATCTGCCTCAGCCGCTCCAGCAGATGCTTCTTTTGATTTTAAACACAGAAGATCTTCCAGCAAGTGGAGTGAAGAACTGTCACCTTCTGGCAGTGCAATTACTGAATCAAGTCAAGCTGGTGAACTTATAAGTGGTTCAAAATTG GGTGGGATGACTATGTCAGATCAGATGGACCTTCTTGTTGAGCAAGTTAAGATGCTTGCTGGAGAAATTGCATTTGGCACCAGCACCCTTAAGCGCTTGGTAGAACAGTCTGTAAATGACCCTGATAGCTCAAAAACTCAG ATTCAAAACTTGGAACGTGAGATCCAAGAAAAGAGGAGGCAAATGAGGCTCTTAGAGCAGCGTATTATTGAGAGTGGTGAAGCTTCAATTGCTAATGCATCATTGGTTGAAATGCAGCAG ACTGTTATGAGATTGATGACCCAGTGTAATGAGAAAGGCTTTGAATTGGAG ATAAAATCAGCAGACAACCGTATCCTCCAGGAACAGCTGCAGAATAAG TCTTCGGAGAACAAGGAATTGCAAGAAAAAGTGAATATTCTTGAGCAGCGTTTGGTCTCATTCACAAGTGGTAAATCATCAATGTCTTCAGAACAGTGTGTATCTGATGTATATATTGATGAGCTGAGAAAGAAAATTCAGTCTCAG gaaagtgagaatgagaaacTTAAGCTGGAACAAGTTCAGCTTTCGGAGGAGAACAGTGGTTTACGTGTTCAGAACCAGAAATTGGCTGAGGAAGCTTCTTATGCCAAAGAATTGGCCTCTGCTGCTGCTGTAGAGCTGAAGAATTTGGCTGGTGAAGTGACAAAGCTTTCATTGCAGAATGCAAAACTTGAAAAAGAGTTGTTGGCTGCCCGAGAGTTGGTCCATTCTAGAAGTGCTGCTATGCAAACTGTGAATGGTGTCAACCGCAAGTTCAATGATGGAACAAGAACTGGAAGGAAAGGGAGGCTAGCTGGCCGTGCTAATGAAATTTCTGGAGTGGTCTGTGATGACTTTGAGTCATGGAatcttgatcatgatgatctaaAGATGGAACTGCAGGCAAGGAAACAAAGGGAGGCAGTGCTTGAGGCTGCCTTAGCTGAAAAGGAATTCATTGAAGATGAGTGTCGGAAAAAGATTGAAGTGGCAAAGAAAAGGGAGGAggctttagaaaatgatttagcAAACATGTGGGTGCTtgttgctaagttgaagaaagAGGGTGGAGTTATTCCTGAGAGGAATGGTGAGGGAACGGAATATCTTAGTGATGTAAAACcaaatgaaattgaaagtaaTCCTGTTCCTGATGATAGAGGAGCATTGGGTGTTTCAAATCCAGCTGATGAAATTCCCAAGGAAGAACCTCTAGTTGTTCGCCTAAAG GCGCGAATGCAAGAGATCAAGGAAAAGGAGCTCAAGTACCTTGGAAATGGCGATGCCAATTCCCACATGTGTAAAGTATGTTTTGAATCACCAACTGCTGCAATTCTTCTCCCCTGTCGGCACTTTTGTT TGTGTAAATCTTGTTCGCTAGCCTGTTCCGAGTGTCCACTTTGTCGCACAAAAATTTCAGATAGGCTTTTTGCATTTACTTCTTGA
- the LOC108987004 gene encoding kinesin-like protein KIN-7D, mitochondrial isoform X3, translating into MHLEFVDFDFGFWGWLIVADRVFGPHTVSQEVYEVAAKPVVKAAMEGVNGTVFAYGVTSSGKTHTMHGDHNSPGIIPLAIKDVFSIIQDTPGREFLLRVSYLEIYNEVINDLLDPTGQNLRVREDAQGTYVEGIKEEVVLSPGHALSFIAAGEEHRHVGSNNFNLLSSRSHTIFTLMIESSDHGDEYDGVIFSQLNLIDLAGSESSKTETTGLRRKEGSYINKSLLTLGTVIGKLSEGKASHVPYRDSKLTRLLQSSLSGHGHVSLICTVTPASSNMEETHNTLKFASRAKRVEIFASRNKIIDEKSLIKKYQREISILKQELDQLKRGMLVGINHEEIMTLKQKLEEGQVKMQSRLEEEEEAKAALMSRIQRLTKLILVSSKNTIPGYLGDIPSHQRSYSVGEDDKFDVLREGPLLLEGENQKDSISSASAAPADASFDFKHRRSSSKWSEELSPSGSAITESSQAGELISGSKLVTGGMTMSDQMDLLVEQVKMLAGEIAFGTSTLKRLVEQSVNDPDSSKTQIQNLEREIQEKRRQMRLLEQRIIESGEASIANASLVEMQQTVMRLMTQCNEKGFELEIKSADNRILQEQLQNKSSENKELQEKVNILEQRLVSFTSGKSSMSSEQCVSDVYIDELRKKIQSQESENEKLKLEQVQLSEENSGLRVQNQKLAEEASYAKELASAAAVELKNLAGEVTKLSLQNAKLEKELLAARELVHSRSAAMQTVNGVNRKFNDGTRTGRKGRLAGRANEISGVVCDDFESWNLDHDDLKMELQARKQREAVLEAALAEKEFIEDECRKKIEVAKKREEALENDLANMWVLVAKLKKEGGVIPERNGEGTEYLSDVKPNEIESNPVPDDRGALGVSNPADEIPKEEPLVVRLKARMQEIKEKELKYLGNGDANSHMCKVCFESPTAAILLPCRHFCLCKSCSLACSECPLCRTKISDRLFAFTS; encoded by the exons ATGCATTTG GAATTTGtggattttgattttggattttggGGATGGTTAATTGTGGCAGATAGGGTTTTTGGACCGCATACGGTTTCACAAGAAGTATATGAAGTAGCGGCTAAGCCTGTTGTCAAGGCTGCAATGGAAGGTGTTAAtg GAACTGTTTTTGCCTATGGCGTTACAAGTAGTGGGAAGACGCACACAATGCAT GGAGATCACAATTCTCCAGGTATTATACCACTGGCAATAAAGGATGTTTTCAGCATTATCCAAGAT ACTCCAGGAAGAGAGTTCTTACTTCGTGTGTCATATCTTGAAATCTATAATGAG GTGATAAACGACTTGCTTGATCCAACGGGTCAGAATTTGCGCGTTAGAGAAGATGCCCAG GGAACCTATGTTGAGGGTATAAAGGAAGAAGTTGTTTTATCTCCTGGGCATGCACTTTCTTTTATTGCTGCTGGGGAAG AGCACCGTCATGTTGGATCAAATAATTTCAATCTGTTGAGTAGCCGAAGCCACACAATATTTACACTG ATGATTGAAAGTAGTGACCATGGTGATGAATACGATGGAGTGATCTTTTCTCAACTT AATTTGATTGATCTAGCTGGATCTGAGAGCTCGAAAACTGAAACAACTGGACTGCGGAGAAAGGAAGGATCTTACATAAACAAAAGCCTTCTAACTCTTGGAACG GTAATTGGAAAACTTAGTGAGGGGAAGGCATCTCATGTTCCTTACAGAGATTCTAAGCTTACTCGCCTTTTGCAATCTTCATTGAGCGGGCACGGACATGTTTCG CTTATATGTACAGTTACTCCTGCATCAAGCAACATGGAGGAAACTCATAATACATTGAAGTTTGCAAGCAGGGCGAAGCGAGTGGAAATCTTTGCCTCACGTAATAAG ATTATTGATGAAAAATCTTTGATTAAGAAGTATCAAAGAGAAATTTCAATCCTCAAGCAAGAACTTGATCAGCTAAAAAGGGGGATGCTTGTCGGGATCAATCATGAGGAGATTATGACCTTAAAACAGAAG TTGGAAGAAGGTCAAGTGAAAATGCAATCGAGattggaggaagaagaggaagccaAGGCTGCTCTTATGAGTAGAATTCAGAGACTAACGAAGCTCATACTTGTCTCTTCAAAGAATACAATTCCTGGATATTTAGGAGATATTCCCAGTCATCAAAGGAGTTACTCTGTTGGTGAGGATGAT AAATTCGATGTGTTGCGAGAGGGTCCTTTGCTTTTAGAAGGTGAGAATCAGAAAGATTCTATATCATCTGCCTCAGCCGCTCCAGCAGATGCTTCTTTTGATTTTAAACACAGAAGATCTTCCAGCAAGTGGAGTGAAGAACTGTCACCTTCTGGCAGTGCAATTACTGAATCAAGTCAAGCTGGTGAACTTATAAGTGGTTCAAAATTGGTAACA GGTGGGATGACTATGTCAGATCAGATGGACCTTCTTGTTGAGCAAGTTAAGATGCTTGCTGGAGAAATTGCATTTGGCACCAGCACCCTTAAGCGCTTGGTAGAACAGTCTGTAAATGACCCTGATAGCTCAAAAACTCAG ATTCAAAACTTGGAACGTGAGATCCAAGAAAAGAGGAGGCAAATGAGGCTCTTAGAGCAGCGTATTATTGAGAGTGGTGAAGCTTCAATTGCTAATGCATCATTGGTTGAAATGCAGCAG ACTGTTATGAGATTGATGACCCAGTGTAATGAGAAAGGCTTTGAATTGGAG ATAAAATCAGCAGACAACCGTATCCTCCAGGAACAGCTGCAGAATAAG TCTTCGGAGAACAAGGAATTGCAAGAAAAAGTGAATATTCTTGAGCAGCGTTTGGTCTCATTCACAAGTGGTAAATCATCAATGTCTTCAGAACAGTGTGTATCTGATGTATATATTGATGAGCTGAGAAAGAAAATTCAGTCTCAG gaaagtgagaatgagaaacTTAAGCTGGAACAAGTTCAGCTTTCGGAGGAGAACAGTGGTTTACGTGTTCAGAACCAGAAATTGGCTGAGGAAGCTTCTTATGCCAAAGAATTGGCCTCTGCTGCTGCTGTAGAGCTGAAGAATTTGGCTGGTGAAGTGACAAAGCTTTCATTGCAGAATGCAAAACTTGAAAAAGAGTTGTTGGCTGCCCGAGAGTTGGTCCATTCTAGAAGTGCTGCTATGCAAACTGTGAATGGTGTCAACCGCAAGTTCAATGATGGAACAAGAACTGGAAGGAAAGGGAGGCTAGCTGGCCGTGCTAATGAAATTTCTGGAGTGGTCTGTGATGACTTTGAGTCATGGAatcttgatcatgatgatctaaAGATGGAACTGCAGGCAAGGAAACAAAGGGAGGCAGTGCTTGAGGCTGCCTTAGCTGAAAAGGAATTCATTGAAGATGAGTGTCGGAAAAAGATTGAAGTGGCAAAGAAAAGGGAGGAggctttagaaaatgatttagcAAACATGTGGGTGCTtgttgctaagttgaagaaagAGGGTGGAGTTATTCCTGAGAGGAATGGTGAGGGAACGGAATATCTTAGTGATGTAAAACcaaatgaaattgaaagtaaTCCTGTTCCTGATGATAGAGGAGCATTGGGTGTTTCAAATCCAGCTGATGAAATTCCCAAGGAAGAACCTCTAGTTGTTCGCCTAAAG GCGCGAATGCAAGAGATCAAGGAAAAGGAGCTCAAGTACCTTGGAAATGGCGATGCCAATTCCCACATGTGTAAAGTATGTTTTGAATCACCAACTGCTGCAATTCTTCTCCCCTGTCGGCACTTTTGTT TGTGTAAATCTTGTTCGCTAGCCTGTTCCGAGTGTCCACTTTGTCGCACAAAAATTTCAGATAGGCTTTTTGCATTTACTTCTTGA